The Candidatus Rubidus massiliensis DNA segment TGCTGTGACGGCAAGAAAATTCACAAGTTTATTAGAAATGCAAAATGACGAATTAGAGGTATTGCAAACAATAGAAAAACAAACTAGAGCTTTGGTCACAGAGTAAACCAATTCTAAATGTTTTAAGGTTTGCGGTAAGAAATAGCTTCTAATGTATGATTAAGATCAATAGTTTCTTTTCCATCTAAGTCGGCTATTGTACGCGCAACTTTTAAAATGCGGTGATAAGCTCTATTGGATAAATTTAAATTTTCCATAGCTTGAGCTAGAACATCTTTACAATCCTTATTTAAGGTAACAAAGAGATCTATTTCTTTAGATGTCATAGAAGAATTAGTTTTTGTTTTACCAAATCGTTGTTCTTGTTTGCTTCTGGCAAGTTTTACTCTAGCAAGTATGCTTGCAGAATTTTCAGATGGTTTATTGGATTGAAATTCTGAAAATTTGACTACAGGTACATCTACAAACATATCCATGCGATCCCATAAAGGGCCTGAAATTTTATTGCGATAGCGATCAATTTGGGTTGAGGAATCTGTACAAATTTTTTCCGTATGGCCCAGGTATCCACAAGGACACGGATTCATCGCAGCTATACATAAAAAACGACTAGGAAAGGTGAAAGTTCCATTAGCTCGACTAATCGTGACAACGTTATCTTCTAAAGGTTGCCGTAAAACTTCCAATACTTTTTGAGAGAATTCAGGAAATTCATCTAAAAATAAAACCCCGTTGTGTGCTAAAGAAACTTCTCCAGGCCTTGGCGTTTGCCCTCCCCCAATTAAACCTGCGTAGCTAACGGTGTGATGAGGGGATCGAAAAGGTCTTTTTTTTATTAAATGATGAGATTTATCTAAAAGGCCTGCTATTGAATGGATTTTTGTAACTTCCAAAGCTTCTTCTAGGCACATATCAGGCATAATTCCCATAAAAGCTTTAGCCATCATAGACTTTCCAGTTCCAGGAGGTCCTGAAAGGACAATATTATGATTTCCCGCTGCCGCAATTTCAAGAGCTCTTTTAGCGTGATTTTGACCTTTAATGTCGGCAAAATCGATTTCAAAAATTCGGTCATTTACAGCTGAAAAAACCTTTTTATTAAATGGGTTAAGAGTTAAAGGATTTTCAAAAAAACTAATGGCATCCTTTAAATGATCGATAGCAAATATTTCGATTCCTGGAATAAAGCTTGCTTCTTTTGCGTTTTCAGAAGGTAAAAGTACACCCTTAAAGCCCTGCTCTCTTGCAAATATAGCTATGGCAATCGCTCCTTTAATCGGTCTTGTATGACCGCTTAAGGATAACTCTCCCACAACTAAGTAGTGATTAGATATTTCTGTCGAAAATTTTTTTAAAGCATGAATTAGTCCTAAAGCGATGGGCAGATCGTAAAGAGATCCTTCTTTTTTTAGATCTCCTGGCGCTAAATTAATAGTTGCTTTGATTTCATTTAAGCTATAGCCGCTATTCTTAATAGCTGTTTGTACCCTATCTTTTGACTCTTTAACTGCAGCATCCGGTAAACCCACTATTAATAACTGTGTTTTTTCAATAAAGTGAGTAACATCGACTTCGATCTCAACTAATGCTACGTCTATTCCAATGATAGATGCAGATAAAACCTTTGTTAACGACATAAATTGCATGTGGGGGAGTTAAAGGCGTAAATTTAATATTTACGCCTAAAGATTGGTCTTTTCAAGTTTACTATTCAGCGGATAAAACAAAATAGGCTGGAAAGGCAAAAGCGTGATTTGGTCTTTCAGCAACTTGTAAGGTAACTTTTTTTCCTACATATTTTTCAAGATTTACTTTTGTACTATAAAGATAGGCTATAGGAGCATTTGTATCTTGTTGCATTAGCATGTAATCACCTGGTCTATTTTTAACAATTCTTTGATAGGGTTCTACAACGCCTTTAATAACAACAGCATTTTCTTTTTGTAGGTTATAAAATTCATCCTCTGTTTTGTTTGGATTATTTTTTAACCAATTTTGATAGTAATTATTTTCAGCTGGCACCCAAAGACTCATAGCGCCGCTCATAGAGGAACTAGATTTTATAAATTGATTGCCTCTATCATTTACTTCTTGAACATTTTTTGAAGGATTTACCTTTTGCTCTTTTGTACTAACGTGATTTACATTTTCTAAATAAGCGATTTTTTTCTTAAGGTAATCATCTTGAATATTTTGAATTATTTCTTTGGCTTCTTGCACTTTCTCAGGTAGGTCTTGGTAGCCTTGGACTATCTGATTTAATGAATAAAGCGCGTTGTCTAAATTCATAGATTCATAATTTTTACTAAGTTCAAAATAGGCTTGTTCTTTAGCATCCGCCAATAATGAAGAAGCTTTATTTTTTCTAGTTTCTAATTTGTGAATGTATTGTGAATCACCAACATTGCTTACATAATCTTTAGCTACGTAAAAATAAACATTATTAGGGACATTTATTTCTAGCCACTTGCTATTTAATGGGCTTACAGAGCCTTCAACTTTGTCACCTGAATTTAATTGCGCAATGATAGGTGCATCTACATTTGGCTCTAAACGAACGTTAACCTTATTGCCTTCTACAACATTATCAAGAACATACGTTCTAAAAATATACCCTTTTAAATCATTGGGTGCTTGCACAGCGTAAAAATCTTCCATTTCATTGGAAACTAGAAGCAAATCACCTTTATTCAGTTCTCGTAAAATAGGGCTTTCTAAACTAGGTTGTAAACGCATCCTTACTTTGTTTTTTGAAATTTGTCCTGTAAATGAATGGTAGGGAGCAGTTTGAGTCGTTTTATTGGAACTAGATTCTTCATTAGCAAATGAATTTATAGGTGTACCTAATAGCAAACTAAATAATAAACTTAATGACAAACTAGGCGATGAGAAGCGTTTAGCTAACCTTAGCATGGGATAATCTCCTGATTGTAATCCATCATGAAGCATGATTCTAAATCAAGGAAATTATTTATGACAAGAAAGGAATAGCTAAAAATCAAAGGTTTTAATTGTTTTTTTTAAATTGCTATAAAGATTTAGAGAATAATTAATAAAATATACTTATCACTAAATAATTAGTTTTTAAGCAATCTCACAAATTTGTTTTTTATTAACTTTTAAGCACAGCAACAATATGTTCACAACCTTCTTTACCACAAGTACATCCAACAGGCTTTCCTAGATAAACTCTATATTGCTCTGTTTGATCTAAACGATTGGTTACATTAAATAATTGATCGCCAGTTTGCTCAATATTCCATTGTTGAAATGTTAAATCTTCATCTACAATCTCTTCTTCGCTAGATTCAGAAATGAAATCTGTCTGCACTTGTACTTCTTTGTTAATAGCTTTAGCTATTTGGCAATGCATGCAATTACAATGAGGTTCAGGTTTTGGAAGGGCTTGGATGTCTTCAGGTGCAATTATTTTAGCTATTGCAGATATCTTTTTTAACACAACTTCTGGTAAATCGGGGGCGTTCATATGGTCTGGATTGTGTTGTAGAGGTGAACCAAAAGCATCAAAACCAAATCCTAATTTAACAGGGGAATCAGACAAGTCTTGGGATAAAAGACTTGGATTAGAAAATAGATTCGGTTCCTTTTTAGATGTGTCTAAATGTTGATGTTCTAAATATTCTGAATGGATGTGAAATATTTGTTCTACAGTTTCTTTTGTCAAACTCGGAATTTCAATAGATTGGCTATCTTTTAAATGGATAATGAGGACATCATCGCGGAACTGGAGGGCACGAACGTTTTCCCAACTAGTGGATAAATAAGGTGGTATACTTAAAATTTTATCGTTTATTTTCATATATGTCCCCAGTAAATATTTCAGTTAACTGTAACTTTTTACTCTTCTATTATCTCTTCCCTTAAATATTTAGTCAATGTATTTAGCACTTGAAGGTGTTGAGTGCTTAATTTTCTACTCAAAAAAAACAACTAATTGTTTTATTTTTCCCTAATTTTAAGCTAGCATGAACTCAAGATCAAATAACTCGAAATTTTGGGAGTACCTGTGAAGAAAAAAACGTTTGTCTTAGATACGAATGTTCTATTATATGATCCTGAAGCGATGGTCAAATTTTCACGCCATTTTATTGTTATTCCAGTCACGGTATTAGAAGAATTAGATAAAATGAAACGATTACCAAGTGATCTAGGAAAAAATTCACGTGCAGTATTTAGATTCTTGGAATCGTTGAAAAAAAGAGGCACAGGCGATCTTCATAATGGCGTTTCTTTGCCAGATGGATCTATTATTCGCATTCAGATGGAATATAAAAAAGATTTTACGGGATCTTTATCGGATGTTATTAACGATAATAAAATTATATTAGCGGCTAGCTTGCTGCAAGAAAGAGGGGAAAATGTAGTTTTTGTTTCTAAAGATTTTGCAGCAAGAATTAAAGCCGAAGCTTTAGGAATAGCGGCTCAAGATTACGAAAATTTAAAATTTTCTTATGTAGGTTTGTACAAGGGAATAAGAAAAATAGCCATAGATAAGCATGACATTGATCTTTTTTATAAAGATGGAAGACTTAGTATCAAAGAAAAAGATTTAAAACCAAATGAGTATTGCATTTTAACTTCGATTGAAAATTCTTCAGCTGTTGGAAAGTATGACGCAAAAACTGGAACAATTGAACCTTTAATAAAAATCAATTCTCTTTGGGGTATAAAGCCGCGCAATGTAGAGCAAAAGTGCGCTTTAGATATTTTATTAAGAGATGAAGTCAAATTGGTTACCTTAATTGGAAAAGCAGGCACTGGTAAAACGCTAATGGCATTAGCCGCCGCTATGCGAAAAGTGTTTGATGAAGCTAACTACACTAAAATACTAATTAGTCGACCCGTTGTGCCACTAGGCAGAGATATAGGTTATTTACCAGGAACTAAAGAAGAAAAGCTTTTTAACTGGATGCAACCAATATATGATAATTTAGAGTTTTTGTGTGGAACTTCAGGTCACGAAGCTAGTGAAACTTTGCGTTGGGTGATGGAAAGTAAAAAAATTGAAATGGAAGCTGTTACCTACATTAGAGGAAGGTCTCTTCCTAAAATGTTTATTATTATTGATGAAGCGCAAAACTTAACGCCACATGAAGTAAAAACGATTATCTCTCGAGCTGGTGAAGATACAAAGGTTATTTTGACGGGAGATCCAACTCAAATTGATAATCCATACCTCGATAAAGATTCTAATGGATTAACTTATGTAGTCGGTAAATTTAGTGATCATCGAATCTATGGACATGTTCATTTAGAAAAGACGGAACGATCTGAATTAGCTGCTTTAGCAGCCGAAATTCTTTAGATTTATGAAAGAAATAGACTTGTAAGGGTTTTACAAGTCTATTCCTTAAAATTATTTAGAAGAATTTTTTATCCAAGCGACAATTGCTGATAAAAGAGCTCCACCAACACCACTACTTCCAATATTAGCAAGAAGAGTTCCAAAATCAAACTCTGTTCCAGTTGCAGGAGTTGTAGTACCGGCCATATTAGTTTTATTTAAAATGTCCAAAATTTGTAATAAATAGCCGCCGCCTGCGCCCCCTAAGAGCCCTGTAAGAATATTTCCTAAAGCGCCAAGCCCTTTTTCTTTCATGGCGGAACTAGTAATGCTACTTCCAGCAACACCACTTATTAAGCTAATAATTAAATTTAAAATATCCATTTTAAACCCCATTGTTTTTTAAATTCTTAAATATATAAAAATATTTATTAATTCAATGGTAAATATTAATTGGGAAATCAGTGGTTGCTAAATGTCGTATCCAATAACTTGTAACCACTCGGGAGTAGGGTTTATTAATTTTCGATTTTTTAAGTCAAATAAGCCCATGACAAAGAGAGCCTCACAGCACACTTCTTCCTCGCGAACCATTTTTTGTAAAAGTTTTCCAATTTTTTTTTCATAGGATATTGCGGATGTTTCAATAATAATTTCATCCCGTAAAAGAAGTTCTTTGTAATATTTAATGTGTACTTCCAAAATGATTGGTCCAATTCCAGATTTTTTAATTTGTTCAAGTCCATAGCCTTGCTTAGTGATTAGATCCCAGCGCGCTTCTTCAAACAAAGTTAAATAAGTACTGTTATTGACATGACCATATACATCTAGATTGGTTTCTTTTATAAGTATAGGGTAAGTGTGTATCATATTATTTTAATATTTTAACGGTTAATGAATCGCAATCTACTTCTCCCATTTGATTTAAGGGTAGAAATGTTTGAAATTTTCCATGACCGGTTGGAAAATTTATCATTACAGGATAACTTGCATGGGAAAAATGGCTTTTTAAAACTTCTAAAAGAGAAAAATTATTCTTAGCACTCATTTTCTAATTTTTCCAATCTCCTAAAATCACAGCTGCTGGACGATTAAGTAATCCTGCATTTTTTAATTGCCATAACATTCTATCAATGCGATAAGTTTCTTCCCCAACATCTTCTAAAACTAAAATTTTATTATCTGTATTCAATTGCCAAGGAGTGCCACATAAAGAAGCTATGATAGATAAAGTGCCTCCAACAAATTTGCCTTTAGCTTTTCCTTTTGTGAGACAAGATAAAGTAGAAGGGTTTGGTATTGTTATTGTGCCAAATTGCTGTTTAATAAATGTTTGCTCAAATGAAGAGAATGCATACTCATCATCAAATTCTTTATTCGTATTATCAAAGTAATCTAAAACTGGTCCTAAAAAAGTAATTAAACCCGTTTTTTTATGAATGGCTTGGTGTAAAGCCGTGATATCACTCATGCCAATTAAGACTTTAGGATGACTTTTGATCCATTCATAATCTAACTTGTCTAATATTCGACAACTTCCATAGCCTCCACGAAAGCACCAAATAGCTTTTACTTTAGGGTTTTTCCAAGCTTGCATTAATGCCTTAGCTCGTTCATTATCAGTTCCTGCTAAAAAGCCATAAGAAGATGGATTTTTTGGATATATGACCGTTTTAAAACCTTTTGATTCAATCCACTTTGCTTTTTTTTTTATATAATCCATTCCTTTATCATCTTCAATAAAACTTGCTGGAAAAACAATGGCTATACAATCTCCTTTCTTTAAAGGAGGAGGTAAAATGGGGGAGAGTTCTGCAAATCCATGCATAATTACAAGCAATTGTAGAGTTAAAATTAAATAATACATGTTTTGACCTTTGCTAGAATGTAGCAAAAAAAAATTGCATTGACAAATCAAATTAGAAGAAAGATAATTTTTGTACTTCTAACCTTACCAAATTGGAAATTATGAAAAAATTATTTTTGTTTCTAGTTAGCAGTTTATTAGTTACAGCAAATCTTTTTGCTGATGTTGAAGAATATTTTACAGCGGCAAATTGGGATAATAGATATGAAACCATCTGTAGCAAAACTGTTCCAGTGCAGTTATCTTTGTTTCATCCTGTCCAAACGACTACTGCTGATTCCTCTGTTAAAGGGCTTCGTTTAAACGCTATTTATGGCATTAGCCAAGATGTAAGTGGTGTCGATATTGGTCTTTTTAATATTACAAATGGGGAATTTAAAGGCATTGAAATTGGTTTTTGTAATGTCGTAAGAGGGAATTTTTCAGGGATACAATGGGGCTTTGCTAATTCGGTCGATCAAGATTTTTATGGACTACAACGTTCCTTGTTCAATCGTGTATGTGGCAATTTTTATGGCTTGCAAGACGGCCTTTTAAATATGTGTTTGCAAGAATGTTATGGTTTAGAAGCGGGCTTTGTTAATTACACTCAATCTTTATATGGGGTTCAAGTGGGATTAGTGAATATAGCATCGGATGCAACGGGCTTGCAATTTGGTCTTGTAAATTATACTGATTGTTTAAAAGGTATCCAAATTGGCTTAATCAATATTCAGACAAGTCGTGAGTATTTAAAAGTATTGCCACTTCTTAACGTTAACTTCTAATAAGCTTTTCAATATCTTTACAAAGTTCCTTTTTTTAAGTACTCTTTTGATTTAAAAATAGGAACTTTATGATCGAGCAATCAACTAGTAGTGTTAGTATTATCTCCGCTAAACTCTCAAATCAATCAAATCCAAAAAAAGATGTTTTAAATCTAAAAAACGTTTCTTTTAATGAAATTGTCCAAAGTTTAAGCCAAAAGTTTGAATCAAATCTAAAAAAAATAAAGTTTGGGCCATTCGATTTTAAAAATCATACCCACCTTTTTCAAACATTAGTAAAATCCATTGAAGACAATCAATACCGAGGA contains these protein-coding regions:
- the comM gene encoding Competence protein ComM, translated to MQFMSLTKVLSASIIGIDVALVEIEVDVTHFIEKTQLLIVGLPDAAVKESKDRVQTAIKNSGYSLNEIKATINLAPGDLKKEGSLYDLPIALGLIHALKKFSTEISNHYLVVGELSLSGHTRPIKGAIAIAIFAREQGFKGVLLPSENAKEASFIPGIEIFAIDHLKDAISFFENPLTLNPFNKKVFSAVNDRIFEIDFADIKGQNHAKRALEIAAAGNHNIVLSGPPGTGKSMMAKAFMGIMPDMCLEEALEVTKIHSIAGLLDKSHHLIKKRPFRSPHHTVSYAGLIGGGQTPRPGEVSLAHNGVLFLDEFPEFSQKVLEVLRQPLEDNVVTISRANGTFTFPSRFLCIAAMNPCPCGYLGHTEKICTDSSTQIDRYRNKISGPLWDRMDMFVDVPVVKFSEFQSNKPSENSASILARVKLARSKQEQRFGKTKTNSSMTSKEIDLFVTLNKDCKDVLAQAMENLNLSNRAYHRILKVARTIADLDGKETIDLNHTLEAISYRKP
- a CDS encoding SH3 domain protein, which encodes MLRLAKRFSSPSLSLSLLFSLLLGTPINSFANEESSSNKTTQTAPYHSFTGQISKNKVRMRLQPSLESPILRELNKGDLLLVSNEMEDFYAVQAPNDLKGYIFRTYVLDNVVEGNKVNVRLEPNVDAPIIAQLNSGDKVEGSVSPLNSKWLEINVPNNVYFYVAKDYVSNVGDSQYIHKLETRKNKASSLLADAKEQAYFELSKNYESMNLDNALYSLNQIVQGYQDLPEKVQEAKEIIQNIQDDYLKKKIAYLENVNHVSTKEQKVNPSKNVQEVNDRGNQFIKSSSSMSGAMSLWVPAENNYYQNWLKNNPNKTEDEFYNLQKENAVVIKGVVEPYQRIVKNRPGDYMLMQQDTNAPIAYLYSTKVNLEKYVGKKVTLQVAERPNHAFAFPAYFVLSAE
- the phoH gene encoding Phosphate starvation-inducible protein PsiH, producing the protein MKKKTFVLDTNVLLYDPEAMVKFSRHFIVIPVTVLEELDKMKRLPSDLGKNSRAVFRFLESLKKRGTGDLHNGVSLPDGSIIRIQMEYKKDFTGSLSDVINDNKIILAASLLQERGENVVFVSKDFAARIKAEALGIAAQDYENLKFSYVGLYKGIRKIAIDKHDIDLFYKDGRLSIKEKDLKPNEYCILTSIENSSAVGKYDAKTGTIEPLIKINSLWGIKPRNVEQKCALDILLRDEVKLVTLIGKAGTGKTLMALAAAMRKVFDEANYTKILISRPVVPLGRDIGYLPGTKEEKLFNWMQPIYDNLEFLCGTSGHEASETLRWVMESKKIEMEAVTYIRGRSLPKMFIIIDEAQNLTPHEVKTIISRAGEDTKVILTGDPTQIDNPYLDKDSNGLTYVVGKFSDHRIYGHVHLEKTERSELAALAAEIL
- the fadM gene encoding Long-chain acyl-CoA thioesterase FadM: MIHTYPILIKETNLDVYGHVNNSTYLTLFEEARWDLITKQGYGLEQIKKSGIGPIILEVHIKYYKELLLRDEIIIETSAISYEKKIGKLLQKMVREEEVCCEALFVMGLFDLKNRKLINPTPEWLQVIGYDI
- the ykfA gene encoding putative murein peptide carboxypeptidase codes for the protein MYYLILTLQLLVIMHGFAELSPILPPPLKKGDCIAIVFPASFIEDDKGMDYIKKKAKWIESKGFKTVIYPKNPSSYGFLAGTDNERAKALMQAWKNPKVKAIWCFRGGYGSCRILDKLDYEWIKSHPKVLIGMSDITALHQAIHKKTGLITFLGPVLDYFDNTNKEFDDEYAFSSFEQTFIKQQFGTITIPNPSTLSCLTKGKAKGKFVGGTLSIIASLCGTPWQLNTDNKILVLEDVGEETYRIDRMLWQLKNAGLLNRPAAVILGDWKN